A single genomic interval of Helianthus annuus cultivar XRQ/B chromosome 6, HanXRQr2.0-SUNRISE, whole genome shotgun sequence harbors:
- the LOC110864940 gene encoding ATP-dependent 6-phosphofructokinase 3 isoform X2 has protein sequence MNGSIVGFYKVSGDNNSGRKTGNCNGRKALVKVTHRSRVMGSVPVKVLGQPKVVRGDHGYVLEDVPHLTDYISDLPTYPNPLQDHPAYAVVKQYFVDTDDTIAQKIVVHANGPRGTHFRRAGPRQKVYFKSDDVHACIVTCGGLCPGLNTVIREIVGSLHDMYGVTRIEGIEGGYRGFYSRNTISLTPKVVNGIHKRGGTIIGTSRGGYDNKKIVNSIEDRGINQVYIIGGDGTQKGASAIYEEVRRRGLNVAVVGIPKTIDNDIPVIDQSFGFDTAVEEAQRAINAAHVEAESNENCIGLVKLMGRNSGFIAMHATLASRDVDCCLIPESSFYLEGPGGLFEYIEKRIKENGHMVIVVAEGAGQDLVAESLRTNDDKDASGNKLLNDVGLWLSQKIKGHFKKQTEMEINLKYIDPTYMIRAVPSNASDNVYCTLLAQSAVHGAMAGYTGFTVGPVHGRECYLPFYRITEKQNKVVITDRMWARMLSSTNQPSFLNTKDIIESDMDEAPPTQLLDDRVVDNGFVTKETTVC, from the exons ATGAA TGGTTCGATCGTTGGTTTTTATAAGGTAAGTGGTGATAATAATTCTGGTCGGAAAACGGGTAACTGTAACGGGAGAAAAGCGTTGGTGAAAGTGACACATCGGAGTAGAGTTATGGGTTCAGTGCCGGTTAAAGTGTTGGGTCAACCGAAGGTTGTTAGGGGGGATCATGGTTATGTTCTTGAAGATGTTCCTCATTTGACTGATTATATCTCTGATCTTCCG ACTTATCCTAATCCACTGCAAGATCATCCTGCATACGCAGTTGTTAA GCAGTATTTCGTTGATACGGATGACACTATTGCTCAAAAG ATTGTTGTTCATGCTAATGGTCCTAGAGGCACCCATTTTCGACGAGCAGGACCACgtcaaaag GTGTATTTCAAATCAGACGACGTTCACGCTTGTATTGTGACATGTGGGGGCCTATGCCCCGGTCTCAACACTGTGATTAGAGAAATCGTTGGTAGTTTACACGATATGTATGGCGTTACAAGAATCGAAGGGATTGAA GGAGGTTACCGAGGTTTTTACTCACGAAATACAATATCATTAACACCTAAAGTGGTTAACGGTATTCATAAACGAGGTGGCACCATAATCGGGACTTCACGAGGTGGTTATGATAACAAAAAGATAGTCAATAGTATTGAAGATCGCGGAATCAATCAGGTGTATATAATAGGAGGTGACGGAACACAAAAGGGGGCGTCCGCTATCTATGAG GAAGTTAGAAGGCGGGGTCTTAACGTTGCAGTTGTCGGGATTCCAAAAACTATAGATAATGACATTCCG GTTATCGATCAATCATTCGGCTTTGATACTGCTGTCGAGGAGGCTCAACGTGCTATTAATGCAGCACATGTTGAGGCAGAGAGTAACGAGAACTGTATCGGCCTTGTGAAGTTAATGGGACGAAATAGTG GGTTTATTGCAATGCATGCAACACTAGCAAGCCGAGATGTTGATTGTTGTTTGATTCCCGAGTCATCTTTCTATCTTGAAGGACCCGGAGGTCTTTTCGAATATATAGAAAAAAGAATCAAAGAAAACGGGCATATGGTAATCGTTGTAGCAGAAGGTGCGGGCCAGGATCTTGTTGCCGAGAGCTTACGAACTAATGATGACAAGGATGCCTCTGGAAACAAGCTCTTAAATGATGTTGGTTTGTGGTTATCTCAAAAAATCAAG GGTCATTTCAAGAAACAAACAGAAATGGAGATCAACCTTAAATACATAG ATCCTACGTACATGATTCGAGCTGTTCCAAGTAATGCATCGGATAATGTTTACTGCACTCTTCTGGCTCAAAGTGCGGTTCACGGAGCTATGGCTGGCTACACTGGCTTCACTGTTGGCCCGGTCCATGGTCGAGAATGTTACCTACCGTTTTAC AGAATAACTGAGAAACAAAACAAGGTTGTAATTACTGATAGGATGTGGGCAAGAATGTTATCTTCAACGAATCAACCGAGTTTTTTGAATACGAAAGATATCATTGAGTCAGACATGGATGAAGCACCACCAACTCAGTTGCTAGATGACCGGGTGGTGGATAACGGGTTTGTGACCAAGGAAACTACTGTTTGCTGA
- the LOC110864940 gene encoding ATP-dependent 6-phosphofructokinase 3 isoform X1, with translation MHSVCNSGSIVGFYKVSGDNNSGRKTGNCNGRKALVKVTHRSRVMGSVPVKVLGQPKVVRGDHGYVLEDVPHLTDYISDLPTYPNPLQDHPAYAVVKQYFVDTDDTIAQKIVVHANGPRGTHFRRAGPRQKVYFKSDDVHACIVTCGGLCPGLNTVIREIVGSLHDMYGVTRIEGIEGGYRGFYSRNTISLTPKVVNGIHKRGGTIIGTSRGGYDNKKIVNSIEDRGINQVYIIGGDGTQKGASAIYEEVRRRGLNVAVVGIPKTIDNDIPVIDQSFGFDTAVEEAQRAINAAHVEAESNENCIGLVKLMGRNSGFIAMHATLASRDVDCCLIPESSFYLEGPGGLFEYIEKRIKENGHMVIVVAEGAGQDLVAESLRTNDDKDASGNKLLNDVGLWLSQKIKGHFKKQTEMEINLKYIDPTYMIRAVPSNASDNVYCTLLAQSAVHGAMAGYTGFTVGPVHGRECYLPFYRITEKQNKVVITDRMWARMLSSTNQPSFLNTKDIIESDMDEAPPTQLLDDRVVDNGFVTKETTVC, from the exons ATGCATTCTGTATGTAACAGTGGTTCGATCGTTGGTTTTTATAAGGTAAGTGGTGATAATAATTCTGGTCGGAAAACGGGTAACTGTAACGGGAGAAAAGCGTTGGTGAAAGTGACACATCGGAGTAGAGTTATGGGTTCAGTGCCGGTTAAAGTGTTGGGTCAACCGAAGGTTGTTAGGGGGGATCATGGTTATGTTCTTGAAGATGTTCCTCATTTGACTGATTATATCTCTGATCTTCCG ACTTATCCTAATCCACTGCAAGATCATCCTGCATACGCAGTTGTTAA GCAGTATTTCGTTGATACGGATGACACTATTGCTCAAAAG ATTGTTGTTCATGCTAATGGTCCTAGAGGCACCCATTTTCGACGAGCAGGACCACgtcaaaag GTGTATTTCAAATCAGACGACGTTCACGCTTGTATTGTGACATGTGGGGGCCTATGCCCCGGTCTCAACACTGTGATTAGAGAAATCGTTGGTAGTTTACACGATATGTATGGCGTTACAAGAATCGAAGGGATTGAA GGAGGTTACCGAGGTTTTTACTCACGAAATACAATATCATTAACACCTAAAGTGGTTAACGGTATTCATAAACGAGGTGGCACCATAATCGGGACTTCACGAGGTGGTTATGATAACAAAAAGATAGTCAATAGTATTGAAGATCGCGGAATCAATCAGGTGTATATAATAGGAGGTGACGGAACACAAAAGGGGGCGTCCGCTATCTATGAG GAAGTTAGAAGGCGGGGTCTTAACGTTGCAGTTGTCGGGATTCCAAAAACTATAGATAATGACATTCCG GTTATCGATCAATCATTCGGCTTTGATACTGCTGTCGAGGAGGCTCAACGTGCTATTAATGCAGCACATGTTGAGGCAGAGAGTAACGAGAACTGTATCGGCCTTGTGAAGTTAATGGGACGAAATAGTG GGTTTATTGCAATGCATGCAACACTAGCAAGCCGAGATGTTGATTGTTGTTTGATTCCCGAGTCATCTTTCTATCTTGAAGGACCCGGAGGTCTTTTCGAATATATAGAAAAAAGAATCAAAGAAAACGGGCATATGGTAATCGTTGTAGCAGAAGGTGCGGGCCAGGATCTTGTTGCCGAGAGCTTACGAACTAATGATGACAAGGATGCCTCTGGAAACAAGCTCTTAAATGATGTTGGTTTGTGGTTATCTCAAAAAATCAAG GGTCATTTCAAGAAACAAACAGAAATGGAGATCAACCTTAAATACATAG ATCCTACGTACATGATTCGAGCTGTTCCAAGTAATGCATCGGATAATGTTTACTGCACTCTTCTGGCTCAAAGTGCGGTTCACGGAGCTATGGCTGGCTACACTGGCTTCACTGTTGGCCCGGTCCATGGTCGAGAATGTTACCTACCGTTTTAC AGAATAACTGAGAAACAAAACAAGGTTGTAATTACTGATAGGATGTGGGCAAGAATGTTATCTTCAACGAATCAACCGAGTTTTTTGAATACGAAAGATATCATTGAGTCAGACATGGATGAAGCACCACCAACTCAGTTGCTAGATGACCGGGTGGTGGATAACGGGTTTGTGACCAAGGAAACTACTGTTTGCTGA
- the LOC110864940 gene encoding ATP-dependent 6-phosphofructokinase 3 isoform X3 — protein MGSVPVKVLGQPKVVRGDHGYVLEDVPHLTDYISDLPTYPNPLQDHPAYAVVKQYFVDTDDTIAQKIVVHANGPRGTHFRRAGPRQKVYFKSDDVHACIVTCGGLCPGLNTVIREIVGSLHDMYGVTRIEGIEGGYRGFYSRNTISLTPKVVNGIHKRGGTIIGTSRGGYDNKKIVNSIEDRGINQVYIIGGDGTQKGASAIYEEVRRRGLNVAVVGIPKTIDNDIPVIDQSFGFDTAVEEAQRAINAAHVEAESNENCIGLVKLMGRNSGFIAMHATLASRDVDCCLIPESSFYLEGPGGLFEYIEKRIKENGHMVIVVAEGAGQDLVAESLRTNDDKDASGNKLLNDVGLWLSQKIKGHFKKQTEMEINLKYIDPTYMIRAVPSNASDNVYCTLLAQSAVHGAMAGYTGFTVGPVHGRECYLPFYRITEKQNKVVITDRMWARMLSSTNQPSFLNTKDIIESDMDEAPPTQLLDDRVVDNGFVTKETTVC, from the exons ATGGGTTCAGTGCCGGTTAAAGTGTTGGGTCAACCGAAGGTTGTTAGGGGGGATCATGGTTATGTTCTTGAAGATGTTCCTCATTTGACTGATTATATCTCTGATCTTCCG ACTTATCCTAATCCACTGCAAGATCATCCTGCATACGCAGTTGTTAA GCAGTATTTCGTTGATACGGATGACACTATTGCTCAAAAG ATTGTTGTTCATGCTAATGGTCCTAGAGGCACCCATTTTCGACGAGCAGGACCACgtcaaaag GTGTATTTCAAATCAGACGACGTTCACGCTTGTATTGTGACATGTGGGGGCCTATGCCCCGGTCTCAACACTGTGATTAGAGAAATCGTTGGTAGTTTACACGATATGTATGGCGTTACAAGAATCGAAGGGATTGAA GGAGGTTACCGAGGTTTTTACTCACGAAATACAATATCATTAACACCTAAAGTGGTTAACGGTATTCATAAACGAGGTGGCACCATAATCGGGACTTCACGAGGTGGTTATGATAACAAAAAGATAGTCAATAGTATTGAAGATCGCGGAATCAATCAGGTGTATATAATAGGAGGTGACGGAACACAAAAGGGGGCGTCCGCTATCTATGAG GAAGTTAGAAGGCGGGGTCTTAACGTTGCAGTTGTCGGGATTCCAAAAACTATAGATAATGACATTCCG GTTATCGATCAATCATTCGGCTTTGATACTGCTGTCGAGGAGGCTCAACGTGCTATTAATGCAGCACATGTTGAGGCAGAGAGTAACGAGAACTGTATCGGCCTTGTGAAGTTAATGGGACGAAATAGTG GGTTTATTGCAATGCATGCAACACTAGCAAGCCGAGATGTTGATTGTTGTTTGATTCCCGAGTCATCTTTCTATCTTGAAGGACCCGGAGGTCTTTTCGAATATATAGAAAAAAGAATCAAAGAAAACGGGCATATGGTAATCGTTGTAGCAGAAGGTGCGGGCCAGGATCTTGTTGCCGAGAGCTTACGAACTAATGATGACAAGGATGCCTCTGGAAACAAGCTCTTAAATGATGTTGGTTTGTGGTTATCTCAAAAAATCAAG GGTCATTTCAAGAAACAAACAGAAATGGAGATCAACCTTAAATACATAG ATCCTACGTACATGATTCGAGCTGTTCCAAGTAATGCATCGGATAATGTTTACTGCACTCTTCTGGCTCAAAGTGCGGTTCACGGAGCTATGGCTGGCTACACTGGCTTCACTGTTGGCCCGGTCCATGGTCGAGAATGTTACCTACCGTTTTAC AGAATAACTGAGAAACAAAACAAGGTTGTAATTACTGATAGGATGTGGGCAAGAATGTTATCTTCAACGAATCAACCGAGTTTTTTGAATACGAAAGATATCATTGAGTCAGACATGGATGAAGCACCACCAACTCAGTTGCTAGATGACCGGGTGGTGGATAACGGGTTTGTGACCAAGGAAACTACTGTTTGCTGA